Proteins from one Lacrimispora sphenoides genomic window:
- a CDS encoding MFS transporter translates to MNKTKLWTRNLVIITLVNFFMFFSFQLFPSALPPYLKSLGANDSVLGWLQGIMTIATLLIRPFAGIALDKYGRKWIFVMGLIGMLLTTTAYWFFPLIEIIIVIRCVHGMVWGIANTACSTAASDNIQKERFSEGMGYFSLASSIAMALAPAISLSLGMQNNIMLAAVFLIIAISLVFVMNFNNRPAVQSSMTPRPSLYAKEAALPSVVIFLIMITWGAIITFLALYGVQKSISGTGAFFTVYAISMLITRPYFGKLVDRRGFGMGVWSGVLLIPIALLLLSVSNSLITILICAVIYGTGIGAAQSSLQTMAIIKVPKERTGAANATFFTGFDGGIGAGAVLAGIISTFAGYEMMFALMAIFPFLAGILYFIDLRLKRRAEK, encoded by the coding sequence ATGAATAAAACAAAGCTCTGGACAAGAAATTTAGTTATCATAACATTAGTAAACTTCTTTATGTTTTTTTCATTTCAATTATTTCCTTCCGCATTACCGCCTTATTTGAAATCACTTGGAGCGAATGACAGCGTTTTGGGATGGCTGCAAGGAATCATGACAATTGCCACATTACTTATTCGTCCCTTTGCCGGCATTGCATTGGATAAATACGGGCGAAAATGGATTTTTGTTATGGGATTAATCGGTATGCTATTAACAACAACGGCGTATTGGTTTTTTCCTTTGATCGAAATTATCATAGTCATCAGATGTGTACATGGAATGGTTTGGGGAATTGCCAACACAGCGTGCAGCACGGCAGCTTCTGATAACATACAAAAAGAACGCTTTTCTGAGGGTATGGGATATTTTAGCCTTGCGAGCAGTATTGCTATGGCTCTTGCTCCGGCGATTTCCTTGTCGCTTGGAATGCAGAATAATATTATGCTGGCAGCTGTATTTTTAATAATTGCTATTTCTTTGGTTTTTGTCATGAATTTTAATAACCGTCCTGCTGTACAAAGTTCAATGACTCCAAGACCATCTTTGTATGCGAAAGAAGCTGCTCTACCATCTGTTGTTATATTTTTAATTATGATTACATGGGGGGCGATCATTACCTTTTTAGCGCTGTATGGAGTGCAAAAATCCATTTCAGGTACAGGAGCTTTTTTTACTGTATATGCTATAAGTATGCTGATTACCCGTCCATACTTTGGAAAGCTCGTTGACCGCAGGGGCTTTGGCATGGGTGTCTGGTCGGGGGTACTTCTTATACCGATCGCATTACTGTTGCTTTCGGTAAGTAACAGCTTAATTACTATCCTGATTTGTGCGGTGATCTATGGAACCGGCATAGGTGCAGCTCAATCCAGTTTACAGACAATGGCAATTATTAAAGTCCCTAAGGAAAGAACTGGTGCCGCAAATGCTACATTTTTTACGGGTTTTGATGGTGGAATCGGAGCCGGTGCAGTTTTGGCAGGAATCATATCTACTTTTGCAGGATACGAGATGATGTTTGCATTGATGGCTATATTCCCATTTTTAGCGGGGATCCTTTATTTTATTGATTTAAGACTTAAAAGGAGAGCAGAAAAGTAG
- a CDS encoding MarR family winged helix-turn-helix transcriptional regulator, with product MENNVTIGQVNAAIYRNIQILLSSTLNDLDIKNGQYDFFLVISLREGLSQKELSEHLHISKSTTAKAVKNLTEKGYVIRQKDKEDGRLEHLYLTDKGREKSPFVQSIFQKIIDVSTRDLSQTEISQILTLMQKVLNNIISENMLLSEKEYENE from the coding sequence ATGGAAAATAACGTTACCATAGGGCAGGTGAATGCCGCAATCTATCGCAATATACAAATTCTGCTTAGTAGTACTTTAAATGATTTAGATATAAAAAATGGACAATATGACTTTTTCCTTGTTATTTCTTTGAGAGAAGGTCTGTCACAAAAAGAATTAAGTGAACATTTGCACATAAGCAAATCTACTACCGCAAAGGCAGTGAAAAACCTGACGGAAAAGGGGTATGTCATAAGACAAAAAGACAAAGAGGATGGCCGGTTAGAGCATTTGTATCTGACAGATAAGGGGCGGGAAAAATCTCCTTTTGTCCAGAGTATATTTCAGAAAATTATTGATGTATCCACAAGAGATCTATCTCAGACTGAAATTTCACAGATCCTAACCCTCATGCAGAAGGTCTTGAATAATATTATTTCTGAGAATATGCTATTGTCAGAGAAAGAGTACGAAAATGAATAA